The DNA region GAGGAGCCGCCGATCGAGGTCGATGGGAGGCATTTCGAGGTCGCCCTGCCACCGGGGACCACCATCACCTTGAAACTGGGCATGCGCCGCTACTGCCACCAGCCCAGCTACGAGCAGCCCTTTCCATAATCCTGGGCACAACCCAGCGAGATCGTCGCTTCGTACAGCACCCGGGCGCCCAGAAAGGCGTCCTCAGGGGTCACATACTCGGCGGGTGAGTGGCTGATCCCCCCACGGCAGCGGACGAAGATCATGCCTACCTCCGCCAGCTTCGTCATGACCTGGGCATCGTGCCCGGCTCCGCTCGGCAGCCGGTAAACCGGCAGGCCAACTCGCTCACAGGCACCGGAGATCGCGTCGATCACAGCCGGGCTCAGTGAGGCCGGGCTGGCCCGCAGGAGATCATCCACCTCCGCCGTGAGGCCGCGCTTTCGGCAGACGTCCTCCACAGCCTCACGAATACGAGCCTCGGCTCGATCCCGAGCCGCCTCATCGACGTCGCGTATGTCAAAGGTGAGGGATGCCTCTCCGGGGATCACGTTAAACACGCCCGGCCGGACCTCCAACCGCCCCACCGTGACGACGCAGCTGGGCGACGTGGCCATTGCCGTGGCCTCCGCAACCAGCGCCAGCTCCGCCGCCCCTAACAGCGCATCCCGACGCAGCGGCCCCATGGGCGTCGCGCCGGCGTGATCCGCACGGCCATGTAGGCGGACGGAGAGCAACAACAGGCCGGCGATGCCGGTGACGACGCCCACAGCCAGCCTCTCGCTCTCCAGGATGGCCCCCTGCTCGATGTGAAGCTCCAGGTAGTATCCGATCTCCGAGGGGGCACGAGCCGCCTCGCACACCCGATCCGGGTCCAGCCCCCAATCCCGGATGGCATCCGCGACCGCGACCTGGGTCTCATCGCGCCGTCGCAAGTCCTCTTTGGACAGGTCGCCGACCATCGCCCTGCTGCCGAAGAAGCCCCCCTTCCAGCGGGTGCCCTCCTCATCCATGAAGGCGACCACCTCCAACGGCACGTCCAGATGTACACCATCCTCGTGCAACGCCTGCGCCACTTCAATAGCCGACACCACGCCCAACGCCCCGTCATAACGCCCACCGTTCACCACGGTGTCGATGTGAGAGCCCAACATCACACATGGCGCACCCGGATGCCTCCCCTCTCGCCGGCCGATCAGGTTGCCGACCGCGTCGGTCCTGGCGCTCAGCCCGGCCTCCTCCATCCAGGCTCGCACGAGCCGCTGGGCCTGGCGGTACTCCGGCGTATAGGCCAGCCGGGTCACCCCGCCCTCTGGGGTAGCCCCGATCCGTCCTAAGGCGTTCAAGCGATCCACCAGCCGATCCCGCTGAACGGGCATGTATGTCCCTCCGATTTTGTGAGATTGCGAATGACCGGATCGCTCCCTGGTACGAACACAAAAAAGGCCGGAGGCATTTTCCAGCCTCCAGCCTGTACGTCACATGAGCCGCGAGGGACTCGAACCCCCAACCCGCTGATTAAGAGTCAGCTGCTCTACCAGTTGAGCTAGCGGCCCACGGCAAGCCGCATTATAGGCACCCGGGTGGGTTTTGTCAAATCATCCGCCCGTCTCGCTCATGCCACTCCCACCATATCCCGATCCCACCCCCACACTCCCTGCTCGCACGCACAATTGCTCCACCGCCTGGCCCAACGCCCGATCCGCCGCCGCCAGCGCTGCACGACGCTCGGCCAGCCAATGCCGATCCTCTTGCAACCCCGCCTCCAATCCGGACAGCGCCCTCTCCATCGCATCGGGAGCTGGACCTCCCTCGACCGAGCGCACGCGCACGAAGTGCTCTGGATCCAGTGCCTCTCGCAACATCCCCGCGTCCATCTCCAGCGGACGGCCCAACACCTCTCGCGCGGCCTCGTCCAACAGCCCGGGCGTCACCTCGGCGGGCCTCACGCCCCGCGCCAATGCCTGCCGCACCATCCGCCCCACAACCGCATGCGCCGTCCGGAAGGGCAGCCCATACTCCCGCACCAGTACGTCGGCCAGCTCCGTGGCCGTGGTGAACCCATCGGCCGCCCGCCTTCGAAGACGATCCCGATCCACCTCCACCGTTTCCATCACCGCCGTATACAGCTCCAGGACGCCCTCCATGGTCTCAAACAGGTACACCACCGGGGCCAGCATCTCGTCCTCGATATCCTGAGTATCGCCATAGGGCACGTTGTGGGCCTGCACGACGATGGCCTGGACGTAGCCGTAAACGGCCCCCAGGCGGGCCCGCAGATGCTCCAGGACCACCGGATTCCGCTTCTGAGGCATGATGCTGCTGATCTGGATGAAGGAGTCGTGGATACGGATCGCGCCGGCCTCCTGTGTGGCCCAGAAGAGCAGATCCCGGGTCAACCGGGAGAGATGGCTCGCCAGGATCAGGCAGACAGTCGACGCCTCGGCCATGTGATCGGCAGCGCCGATGGCATCCTGGCCATTGGGCAGAAGCCCGTCAAACCCCAGAAGCTCCGCCACCCGTCGCCGGTCGATGGGAAACCCCGTTGTGGTGAAGGCCACACAGCCCAATGGGCTCCGATTGGTCGTGCCGTACGCGTGGCGGACCCGTTCGAAGTCCCGGGCCAGCACGGTGGCCACACCCGCCAAATAATGGGCCATGGTCGTGGGCTGAGCGGGTTGATAGTGGGTGTGGCCGGGCATGATCGTCTCCAAATGCCTCCCGGCCAGCGCCAGAAGCACACGGCGGAGGTCGCTCAGACGGTCGCCTAGGCGCAACAAGCGCTCGCGTAGCACCATGCGCTGGAGGGCGGCGCCTAGATCATTGCGACTGCGGGCCAGCTGCAGGTTCCCGCCCACCTCCGGACCAGCCCGCTCCATGAGCCGGCCTTCTACGGCAAAGAAGAGATCCTCAACCCCGGGCTGATAACGATATGCCTCCGCACCCTCCGCCTCCACCTGTTGGATCGCACGCAACAGCGCACATCCGGCCTCATGCGCGAGGATCCCCCGCTCGACGAGCATGACCACATGGGCCTTGTTGGCCGCCATCATCGGCGCGAAGAGGTGCCGCCGCGCCAGATCAAACGATGGCCGCAGCACATTCGCCGCGTAAGCGGGATGGGGAAAATCGGACATCGTCGGCGCCTCTCTCATCGCCATTCAGGCATCAGGACTTAAGCCCCGTCAGGGCAATCCCCTGGATGATCTGTCGCTGGAAGATGATGACCACCGTCATCAGGGGGATCACGGAGAGGGTGGCGCCCGTCATGATGAGGTGCCAGTCGCTGCCGGCCTCGCCGGAGAAGAAGGAGAGCCCCACGGGCAGCGTCATCGTCAGCCGCTTGGACGTGACGATCAGCGGCCAAATGAAGGCGTTCCAGTTGCCCAGGAAGTTGAAGATGCACAGGGCAGCGATGGCGGGCTTCACCAGGGGAACGGCGATCCGATAAAAGATACCAAACTCCCACAGACCATCGATGCGGGCCGCGTCGATGAGCTCGTTCGGGACCCCGGTCATGAACTGGCGCATGAGGAAGACGCCGGACGCCGTGATCACGCCGGGGAAAGCGATCCCCCAATACGTGTCCACCCAGTTGAAGTTCACCGACATGATGTACCACGGGATGATCAGCATCTCCGTGGGCACCATCAGCGTGCTGAGGATCAGGAGGAACATCACGTTCTTGAGGGGGAAATCAAACTTGGCGAAAGTATACCCGGCCAGGGTGTCGAAGAAGGCGACGCTGGTCGTGCTGATGATCGCCACGATCAGGCTGTTCAGGTACCAATGAGGGAACTCCGTCCTGAAGATGACCTCCTGATAGTTGGCCAGAGTGGGAGAGGACGGGAAGAAGGAGGGCTGATAGATCTCCCCGGCGGGCTTCAAAGAGGTGCCCACCATCCAAAGGAACGGCACGATCATGGACAGCCCTCCCAGGGACAGGAAGAAATAGCTGATTCCCTGGACGAGGAGTTCTCCCCATCCCCGTCCGGTCTCGCTCCGGGCGACGAAGATCTTACGAGTCAGCTCCCCATCCGCAACGGTCATGTCATGTCCCTCCTCAACGCACGCCTAGTATTCAAACCGACGTGTCAGGAAACGCAGTTGGATGATCGTAATGATCAGGATAATGGCGAAGAGGACCACCGTCAGCGCGGCCGCAAACCCCATGTTCAGGCTTCCAAACCCCTCGCGATACACGCGCAGCACCACCGTCGTCGTGCTGTTCAGAGGTCCCCCATCCCCCTGACGCGTCATGTTCAGCACCTCCGTGAACATGCGCAGGAAACTGATCGTCTGCAGCACGGTCAGGTAGACGATGGTGGGATTGAGCAGCGGGATAGTGATATGAC from Chloroflexota bacterium includes:
- the argH gene encoding argininosuccinate lyase — its product is MSDFPHPAYAANVLRPSFDLARRHLFAPMMAANKAHVVMLVERGILAHEAGCALLRAIQQVEAEGAEAYRYQPGVEDLFFAVEGRLMERAGPEVGGNLQLARSRNDLGAALQRMVLRERLLRLGDRLSDLRRVLLALAGRHLETIMPGHTHYQPAQPTTMAHYLAGVATVLARDFERVRHAYGTTNRSPLGCVAFTTTGFPIDRRRVAELLGFDGLLPNGQDAIGAADHMAEASTVCLILASHLSRLTRDLLFWATQEAGAIRIHDSFIQISSIMPQKRNPVVLEHLRARLGAVYGYVQAIVVQAHNVPYGDTQDIEDEMLAPVVYLFETMEGVLELYTAVMETVEVDRDRLRRRAADGFTTATELADVLVREYGLPFRTAHAVVGRMVRQALARGVRPAEVTPGLLDEAAREVLGRPLEMDAGMLREALDPEHFVRVRSVEGGPAPDAMERALSGLEAGLQEDRHWLAERRAALAAADRALGQAVEQLCVRAGSVGVGSGYGGSGMSETGG
- a CDS encoding Zn-dependent hydrolase, producing MPVQRDRLVDRLNALGRIGATPEGGVTRLAYTPEYRQAQRLVRAWMEEAGLSARTDAVGNLIGRREGRHPGAPCVMLGSHIDTVVNGGRYDGALGVVSAIEVAQALHEDGVHLDVPLEVVAFMDEEGTRWKGGFFGSRAMVGDLSKEDLRRRDETQVAVADAIRDWGLDPDRVCEAARAPSEIGYYLELHIEQGAILESERLAVGVVTGIAGLLLLSVRLHGRADHAGATPMGPLRRDALLGAAELALVAEATAMATSPSCVVTVGRLEVRPGVFNVIPGEASLTFDIRDVDEAARDRAEARIREAVEDVCRKRGLTAEVDDLLRASPASLSPAVIDAISGACERVGLPVYRLPSGAGHDAQVMTKLAEVGMIFVRCRGGISHSPAEYVTPEDAFLGARVLYEATISLGCAQDYGKGCS
- a CDS encoding carbohydrate ABC transporter permease, which gives rise to MTVADGELTRKIFVARSETGRGWGELLVQGISYFFLSLGGLSMIVPFLWMVGTSLKPAGEIYQPSFFPSSPTLANYQEVIFRTEFPHWYLNSLIVAIISTTSVAFFDTLAGYTFAKFDFPLKNVMFLLILSTLMVPTEMLIIPWYIMSVNFNWVDTYWGIAFPGVITASGVFLMRQFMTGVPNELIDAARIDGLWEFGIFYRIAVPLVKPAIAALCIFNFLGNWNAFIWPLIVTSKRLTMTLPVGLSFFSGEAGSDWHLIMTGATLSVIPLMTVVIIFQRQIIQGIALTGLKS